A genomic window from Anolis carolinensis isolate JA03-04 unplaced genomic scaffold, rAnoCar3.1.pri scaffold_13, whole genome shotgun sequence includes:
- the syngr3 gene encoding synaptogyrin-3, with product MEGASFGAGRAGAAVDPLEFIQRPQTILRIISGVFAIVVFGSIINEGYVNTDKSPLLRCAFNGNESACNYAITIGLIAFLACSLFLVVDLYFQQISSVKDRKRVVLADLGFSGFWAFLWFVSFCFLANQWQRTAPSKAASHAGDAARAAIAFSFFSIISWVALALKALQRFRLGTDMSLFATDQFPPDPNAGYPGYPTGSGVESTDTYQSPPFSETLDTSPKGYQVPAY from the exons ATGGAAGGAGCATCCTTTGGGGCCGGGCGGGCAGGGGCTGCCGTGGACCCCCTCGAGTTCATCCAGAGGCCCCAGACCATCCTCAGGATCATCTCTGGG GTCTTTGCCATCGTGGTCTTTGGCTCCATCATCAACGAGGGCTACGTCAACACGGACAAGTCCCCGCTGCTGCGCTGCGCCTTCAACGGCAACGAGAGCGCCTGCAACTACGCCATCACCATCGGCCTCATTGCCTTCCTGGCCTGCAGCCTCTTCCTGGTGGTCGACCTCTACTTCCAGCAGATCAGCAGCGTCAAGGACCGCAAGCGCGTGGTGCTGGCCGACCTGGGCTTCTCGG GCTTCTGGGCCTTCCTGTGGTTCGTGTCCTTCTGCTTCCTGGCCAACCAGTGGCAGCGGACGGCGCCCAGCAAAGCAGCCTCCCACGCCGGGGATGCGGCCCGAGCGGCCAttgccttctctttcttctctatcATCTCCTGG GTGGCCCTGGCCTTGAAGGCGCTGCAGCGGTTCCGCCTGGGGACGGACATGTCGCTCTTCGCCACGGACCAGTTCCCGCCGGACCCCAACGCGGGATACCCCGGGTACCCCACCGGCTCGGGTGTGGAAAGCACGGACACCTACCAGAGCCCCCCGTTCTCCGAGACCTTGGACACGAGCCCCAAGGGCTACCAGGTGCCGGCCTATTGA